DNA sequence from the Littorina saxatilis isolate snail1 linkage group LG9, US_GU_Lsax_2.0, whole genome shotgun sequence genome:
TACTGCACTAAACATGCCCCAAACCAATttctccccccaccccatcacacacacttgCCTAGTTACAAATACAGTACGTACCATgatgagagaaattcaagttttacgccctcacggcaaagccattaggggcatgttcccgggttttaatccgactttagatgagacacacaagtgtatgcgtgtttatgtgGTTTCTGCcatatggcagaatgaccgaggtcttcagttacgtgccactgtggtgacacgggggtgggagatggataccgtctctgggtctgcacataaagttgacccgtgtccgtcccggcccggattcgaaccagcgacctttcgatcacaagtccagtgctctaccacctgagctacccgggccccctacGTACCATGATGTTGGGCAGAGCCTCTTTTCTGCACTAATCATGCTCCGAACTCATttctccccccaccccatcacacacacttgCCTAGTTACAAATACAGTACGTACCATGATGTTGGGCAGAGCCTCTTTTCTGCACTAAACATGCTCCGAACTCATTTCTTCACCCACCCCCATCTCACACATTTTCCTGGTTACAAATACAGTACGTACCATGATGTTGGGCAGAGCCTCTTTTCTGCACTAAACATGCTCCGAACTCATTTCTCCACCCACCGCCATCTCACACATTTTCCTGGTTACAAATACAGTACGTACCATGATGTAGGGCAGAGCCTCTTTTCTGCACTAAACATGCTCCGAACTCATTTCTTCACCCACCCNNNNNNNNNNNNNNNNNNNNNNNNNNNNNNNNNNNNNNNNNNNNNNNNNNNNNNNNNNNNNNNNNNNNNNNNNNNNNNNNNNNNNNNNNNNNNNNNNNNNNNNNNNNNNNNNNNNNNNNNNNNNNNNNNNNNNNNNNNNNNNNNNNNNNNNNNNNNNNNNNNNNNNNNNNNNNNNNNNNNNNNNNNNNNNNNNNNNNNNNagacttcatataacataactctcgacacacccactctctctgtctcacatgATCGCACACTCACCACGCTCACCACACTCACCACGCTCAATCATGCCCTGTAAAACACAGACTCCATCTCTCCCATCTAATCACTCATGTGATTCATGCCCCAgcttcacacccccccccccccccccccccactcacatACACAATCCTCTCGTTCCCAtgcatccatctctctctgtgcctcatTACTGCACTAAACATGCCCCAAACCAATttctccccccaccccatcacacacacttgCCTAGTTACAAATACAGTACGTACCATGATGTTGGGCAGAGCCTCTTTTCTGCACTAAACATGCTCCGAACTCATTTCTCCACCCACCGCCATCTCACACATTTTCCTAGTTACAAATACAGTACGTACCATGATGATGGGCAGAGCTTCTTTTCTGCACTAAACATGCTCCAAACTCATTTCTCCACCCACCGCCATCTCACACATTTTCCTAGTTACAAATACAGTACGTACCATGATGATGGGCAGAGCCTCATTACTGCACTAAACATGCCCCAAACCAATttctccccccaccccatcacacacacttgCCTAGTTACAAATACAGTACGTACCATGATGTTGGGCAGAGCCTCTTTTCTGCACTAAACATGCTCCGAACTCATTTCTCCACCCACCGCCATCTCACACATTTTCCTGGTTACAAATACATACCATGCTGTTGGGTGGAGCCATGCCGTCAGACTCGGGGTACATCAGTTTGTTGGCCCTGGCTATCACGTCCTCATCCTGTCACACAGTCATCTTCATCATCCATTGCTACGGTATCTTCATTGCAAACCATTTGTAAAAGGCTTACGAGAGACAAATAGCTGTCCTTGTCATTCCATGACACCAAccgggttcttcttcttcttcttctgcgttcgtgggctgaaactcccacgccggtacactcgtgttttttgcacgagtggaattttacgtgtatgaccgttttttaccccaccatttaggcagccatacgccgtttttcggaggaagcatgctgggtattttcgtgtttctataacccaccgaactctgacatggattacaggatctttttcgtgcgcacttggtcttgtgcttgcgtgtacacacgggggtgttcggacaccgaggagagtctgcacacaaaattgactctgagaaataaatctctcgccgaacgtggggacgaactcacgctgacagcggccaactggatacaaatccagcgcgctaccgactgagctacatccccgcccaccaaCCGGGTTAAAACTGAGCTCCCCCCTGCTTTGTTTTAAGGCTTCTTTTTCTATAAAGTGCATGCATGGGCACTGACATGATTTTCAGGGAAAGGTAGAAAAATAAGCCCACAATGAACAAATTCCGGACAAAAATCTGCCAGGTCTGCATgggttgtgaaaaagtgaattCTCTTCATTTCATTGAGGCGAATGTTTcccatgtttcagacacactcctcgctggtgactggcctataatttcacgtgggaaagtttgactcactgaaagcaagagtattcgcTTTCACAACCaacacaaacctgacagagttatttcacaACGTGATTGAAATACAGTACAAtgataacacccccccccccctttaagacctccaaaagtctgagaaaattgggtcttaaaatgggggtccagtgtatgtgggtgtgtgggtgtgtggttgtgtgggtgtgtgggtgtgtgggtgtgtggttgtgtgggtgtgtgggtgtgtggttgtgtggttgtgtgggtgtgtgggtgtgtgggtgtgtggttgtgtggttgtgtgggtgtgtggttgtgtgggtgtgtggttgtgtgggtgtgtggttgtgtggttgtgtggttgtggttgtgtgggtgtgtggttgtgtgggtgtgtgtgggtgtgtgggtgtgtgggtgtaccTTTAGCCAGGGGTGGTTGAGAGCGTCGGCCAGCGTGATTCTCTTCTTGGGGTCCACCGTCATCAGCTTCTTGATCAGGTCCTGGGCTGTGAGGCCACACACAGTACACTTGTCACTCACATCAACTTGCTGGGACAATAATATTGTAGCTTAAAGGTATAATACCTAAGGAAAACAGCCCTTAGAATGCTTCCAAAGTTTTACCATCAGATTCAACGTGACAAATAATACTACCGTGCAGGAGGActgccttcactttgcaaaagGATGTGTTTTAAAAGCTTCATTAAATGATATAGAATAGGCACAGAAACAGTAGCTCTTGATGGTTAAATTGTCTTATTTCCACTGAGTaagtctgcctgtttgtctttgcaaaaacatgagtgaacgtgggactttccgcccatgaacgaagaagaagaagaagagagtcTATGCGATGAACGTTACTAGGGGGCCGCGTCTTAGATGGCGCTCCAGTCTGTCCCCCAGGCGGCGCCAGTTGACTACTTTTTGTTTCCAACACCCACGAGAGGCAGCTCCCTGAAGCGCATTGGCTCACTTGGATTTAATTAACTACAatacttgtggtgcgttttcAAGCAAATCATACAGTGTGCATCTAGATTAAGGTACTGTGGATTCCCCACATTCGTCAAGCAAATCATGCAGTGTGCATCTAGATTAAGGTACTGTGGATTCCCCACATTCGTCAAATTCACCAGAAACTCCCCCCAAACGGTTACATCAATAGTATCCTGTTAACTGTAAACATCAACAGTATCCCGTTAACTGTAAACATCAATAGTATCCCGTTAACTGTAAACATCAATAGTATCCCTTTAACTGTAAACATCAATAGTATCCCGTTAACTGTAAACATCAATAGTATCCCTTTAACTGTAAACATCAATAGTATCCCTTTAACTGTAAACATCAATAGTATCCCGTTAACTGTAAACATCAATAGTATCCCGTTAACTGTAAACATCAATAGTATCCCGTTAACTGTAAACATCAATAGTATCCCTTTAACTGTAAACATCAATAGTATCCCTTTAACTGTAAACATCAATAGCATCCCGTTAACTGTAAACATCAATAGTATCCCGTTAACTGTAAACATCAATAGTatctcgtttgtttgtttgtttgtttatttgttgcttaacgtccagccgactacgcagagccatatcaggacgaggaagggggggggatgaagggggccacttgtcaagcgattcctgtttacaaatgcactaacccattacttgtgtcccagcaggctttagtaaaactaaattaatacctactggaagattaccagtttccagtatgttaaaataggcttaacctatctactgctggacttacatcagaacactaacagattaaactatacatgaatcgcgagacaagcggcaagagaagagatttttggaaaaaatacaggtgaatgagcaagaaggcagaaaaaagaaaagaattcatgaagaaaaagagagcatgacaggaaagaggaaccaaaaatctacctaacagcaaactagaaagctcctgcggttccaaaaacaggaggggcctttaatttcataaccgcagtgccccactgcgggaagtaTCCCGTTAACTGTAAACATCAATAGTATCCCGTTAACTGTAAACATCAATAGTATCCCGTTAACTGTAAACATCAATAGTATCCCGTTAACTGTAAACATCAATAGCATCCCTTTAACTGTAAACATCAATAGCATCCTTTTAACTGTAAACATCAATAGTATCCCGTTAACTGTAAACATCAATAGTATCCCGTTAACTGTAAACATCAATAGTATCCCGTTAACTGTAAACATCAATAGTATCCCTTTAACTGTAAACATCAACAGTATCCCGTTAACTGTAAACATCAATAGTATCCCGTTAACTGTAAACATCAATAGTATCCCGTTAACTGTAAACATCAATAGTATCCCGTTAACTGTAAACATCAATAGTATCCCGTTAACTGTAAACATCAATAGTATCCCTTTAACTGTAAACATCAATAGTATCCCTTTAACTGTAAACATCAATAGTATCCCGTTAACTGTAAACATCAATAGTATCCCGTTAACTGTAAACATCAATAGTATCCCTTTAACTGTAAACATCAATAGTATCCCGTTAACTGTAAACATCAATAGTATCCCTTTAACTGTAAACATCAATAGTATCCCATTAACTGTACACATCAATAGTATCCCGTTAACTGTAAACATCAATAGTATCCCGTTAACTGTAAACATCAATAGTATCCCGTTAACTGTAAACATCAATAGTATCCCTTTAACTGTAAACATCAACAGTATCCCGTTAACTGTAAACATCAATAGTATCCCGTTAACTGTAAACATCAATAGTATCCCGTTAACTGTAAACCAACTTTTTAGCTCAACAGATGGCAAGAAAAACAAAGTGATGTTTACTCACATGCATAGATGTTAGCAATCTACTTAccctcaatcacacacacacacacacacacacacacacatcactctcCAAGCGAGTGGACAAAAAATGAATAAACCCACTGGAACTAAACCCATTAAATATAACACATCAATTTTCTAGATATAACAGATTCATGACTAATATTAAATGTTCTTTACAATTTTCCATCATTCAAGCAAACAACTGGCATACTAAATTCTACACATGATTTGACTACGCTGTACTCCGACAAaattacagtcgaacctgcccttgcgaccacTCTGAAGGATCGGAGTCaaattttctttctttgtgactCATGTTACCACCGTTACCACCTGTACACAACATGTCTTGGTCCATCTTCTGTGTGGTCGTTATAGAGCACCAAACTGAAAGCTTAgcactttttcttttctttatttggtgtttaacgtcgttttcaaccacgaaggttatatcgcgaaggggaaaggggggagatggagatgtacactacattggggtgtgcacgttaaagatcccacgattgacaaaagggtctttcctggaaaaattgtataggcatagataaaaatgtccaccaaaatacccgtgtgacttagaataataggccgtgaaaagtaggatatgcgccgaaatggctgcgatctgctggccgatgtgaatgcgtgatgtattgtgtaaaaaaattccatctcacacggcataaataaatccctgcgccttgaatatgtgcgcgatataaagtgcataaaataaaaaataaaataaaataaaaataaataaatacctgcgcttagaactgtacccacggaatacgcgcgatataagcctcatattgatagaGTAAtcttacagaggttatgtacAGAAAGTCTAAAAAAAAGGGTCTTAAAACAAAtaaagtcttaaatttgggggtcttaacaaTGGGTTCCTCTGTAttactgcttcttcttcttcttcttcagcattcCAGAATTTTtgggttacgtgtgagctcgtttgcccatttgggttccccaaactatactctgagagcatagtcagcttcactccgctttcgttgagtaggcatgctgggtattttcgtgtttccataacccaccggactctgacatggattacaggatcttttccgtgcgcacttggtcttgtgcttgcgtgtacacacgaagggggttaagtcactaagcaggtctgcacataagttgacctgggagatcggaaaatctccactcttaacccaccaggcggcagcgaccgggattcgaactcacgacctcccgattaggaggccgacgtcttaccaccacgccacagcgcccgtcactgTATTACTGAAAAAgatgagataaaaaaaaatagagttTACCATCATCAGACACATCCTTCCAGTACTGCTTGGGGAAGGAGAAATGGCCGCCCATTATCTGTTTAGGGAGATCCATGTCTGTGCGATCATCGGAGAACGGAGGATACCCTGAGAGGCtgcaagcacaaacacagaacATATCAGGCACACATGCCAAAACACCTTTGTCTTCATGGGAATGATGCGCTGGTTTCTGTCTGACTTTACTTGACTGTTActgctaagagagagagagagagacataagataagatacttttctatttacgagggtaatgaTATCAGCAATACATGCTTTTTTACAAgcagccctcgcccatgagggaacaagaagagagagagagggagaaagagagagagagtgtgtgtgtgtgtttgtgtgtgtgtgtacgcgtgcacgtgtgtgtgtgcgtgcgtgtgcctgtgtgttgttttgtgaatGTGTCCATGTTcaattgtgtttgtgtatgtctgtatattTGTGCATGTTGATGTCATTGTGGTATTTTGACGTAACTCTatacttggtgattttgatgTTTCAATCACTCTCCATGAAAAATATTCTCTTGAACATAATTGACAATGCaagatttaacattcttttatctttctaacagaaacaaatataaacactataAAATAATAAACAGTCAGTTCCAAAATTCCAcgacgagtgtgtgtgtgtgcgtgtgcgtgtgtgtgtgtgcgtgcgtgtgtgtgagtgtgtgtgtgtgcgtgtgtgtgtgtgtgtgtgtatgtgcgcgcgcgcgtgcgcgcgcgcgcgtgttccACTCACATGATAAAGAGAATGACACCGAGGCTCCAACAGTCGATAGCCATAGTGTACGCCCCACTGCCGGCTGTCAGGAGAATTTCTGGCGCCAGGTAGGTGGGCGTGCCACAGAACGTCTTCATAATGGAACCAGCGTCAATAAACTTGGACAGCCCAAAGTCTGTCACCTACAACGCACAGGTCACAACGCTTATTTCACCTCTGCTTTATACAAGACTTCATTCACTTTTTATCATGACATaagcaaagaaagacaaaggaGAAATGTTTGTAGGTTTCACATTGTAATTGTATGTGTCTAGGCCACAAAGCCAGGTGAGACGTTTGAATCCGTGACTTTCCTCACCTTGATCAGTGTTTCGTCTGCGTCTGAGGAAAGCAGGATGTTCtctggctgtggacagaaacaaaTCAAATGAATAGCATATACCATCATCAGTTGTTACGTTTAAAATCACCATAATATCTCAGCCACAaacgatttcttttcttttttttgttttttgcctcagttgcatgcagtccgcttcaagctgaaaaataaatgaaaagaatgaaaccctaagtgggtttttttttttttcttccttttctcttctttctttcagtttcaacGATTTCTTTTCCTGTATGAAATGCCATCCTtagaaacaaaaattattaTCTCTGCTGTAATTTTTGAGTCAAAACTAATGAAAGCTGAGATGAGGTACAGTTTATTTCTAGCTCTGCATAAAGCTTATTATGCAGTCTAACGGTAGTCAGTTAATGCTGATCACACTGATCACGCATTTTGACTTTTATTCATGGCAGGGGAGGTAATCAGGACACCACTTTGAGCAGAATGGTGTAAGCATAAAATATAATGAAGCTGCCTCACCTTCAAGTCTCTGTGTGTTATTCCCTGGTCATGAAGATACTGAAAAGGAACAAAACAGAATGTTTATTCTGTCAGTAAAGTAACAGAAAAAGTTgcaggggtaaaaaaaaaaagaaacaaaagaaaaacaaaagcaacattATTTTGAACAACCCACCGCCTTAACCTTAACCTTAACCTTAACCTTAGGTTTAGGGGTTACATTCCGCAAAGGGACATTAAAACAATACAAAGGACACATTTGAGGAAAAATGTTCTCTTTAAATTACACGTTACTGTAAGTTTCTGACACAAAACAAATCACTTTTGTTgtgattttttcattttgtatTCAAACAAACCTCTCTGTCATCTGTAAACGTCACAGCTGTGAAAACCCATCAAGTATTGAGAAAAAACAACAGCTGTACCCTGGGCACTTTAGCCACAAATAGTTGCTTTTATTTCTGGGAAACAGAAgctgaagaaaaaataaaatacttttctattttgttttgtacTTTGTCTCCTGAACATCACTGCCCCATTATCAAGTGCTGACCTTGCCACAGCAAACTtcccattattttagtcatttcTCATGGCAAGCTGTTCTGAATGTCACAACCTGCGTACCAGAAAGGGCCGTCATGTGTTTTACCTTGCAAGCACAGGCCATCTTGTAAAATAGGGCTAGACTGAATACCTGTCTATCATTTCTCATGGCAAGCTGTTCTAATGTCACAACCTGCGTACCAGAAAGGGCCGTCATGTGTTTTACCTTGCAAGCACAGGCCATCTTGTAAAATAGGGCTAGACTGAATACCTGTCTATCATTTCTCATGGCAAGCTGTTCTAATGTCACAACCTGCGTACCAGAAAGGGCCGTCATGTGTTTTACCTTGCAAGCACAGGCCATCTTGTAAAATAGGGCTAGACTGAATACCTGTCTATCATTTCTCATGGCAAGCTGTTCTAATGTCACAACCTGCGTACCAGAAAGGGCCGTCATGTGTTTTACCTTGCAAGCACAGGCCATCTTGTAAAATAGGGCTAAACTGAATACCTGTCTATCATTTCTCATGGCAagctgttctcttcttcttcttcttcttctgcgttcgtgggctgaaactcccatgtacactcgtgttttttgcacgagtggaattttacgtgtatgaccgttttttaccccgccatttaggcagccatacgccgttttcggaggaagcatgctgggtattttcgtgtttctataacccaccgaactctgacatggattacaggatctttttcgtgcgcacttggtcttgtgcttgcgtgtacacacaggggtgttcggacaccgaggagagtctgcacacaaagttgactctgagaaataaatctctcgccgaacgtggggacgaactcacgctgacagcggccaactggatacaaatccagcgcgctaccgactgagctacatccccgccccacaaGCTGTTCTAATGTCACAACCTGCGTACCAGAAAGGGCCGTCATGTGTTTTACCTTGCAAGCACGGGCCATCTTGTAAAATAGGGCTAGACTGAATACCCGTCAATCATTTCTCATTACAACAGGTATGACCATCACAATATATGTAAGAGAGATGACGACAGACTTTACCTTGCAAGCGCAGGCCATCTGGTAAAAGAGCAGCTTTGCTGTGAGTTCTGGATAATTGTCTATACTGACCACCTTGTCAAACAGCTCCCCGCCCTCCACTCTGAAACACAATGAGtaaagtaaaataaaattcaATCCATGTAACATAGCTttacacttttttctttttttcttttttcttttacagaTTTGTTATTGGTATGCTGGAAGTACGCctgaaagcacacacaaacactatcACTACCATGAATGAAAAAGGCCATAACTTGTTATTTCAATAGCAAAATTTAGCATACATCAATGCATCTGTTATTCAAGCAATCCTAAGATGAAGGTGATCCGACGAAATTCAAACATAGCTCATGCCCCATAACATTTTGGAAAGCCTACATTCTAGGGCAAACGGACTAAAACCGCAAGTACAGCAGCAAGAAGACCAGCTGGAGTTGTACACTATATCCACCTTGTGTACAGTGAACTTTTAAGACTCTTTTAGATGCGCAAACCCCCAAAAAAACCGTCACGTTGATAGTCGTCGTCGGCTTCTGTGGCGCAcccgccaaccaccaacccaggcgggttatccagatccagatccagaacaAACACAGTATAAAAAGATTGTTTTTAAGCTGGGAGACTGcctgttttatttttaaagtaGATGGGAAATAGTCCATTCATTTATCCAAATCACTTGTATTTGATTGAGAAAGAAATCACCTGTATGatcattccctctctctctctctaacacacgcacacacacacacacacacacacacacacacagacacagacacacacagacacacacacacacacacacacacattaattcatattcgtattcacacacacacacagctaaaaACAACTCACAATTCCAGCATAATGTACAGTGTTTCAGGCGTGTCAATCACATCCTCAACGCCAATAATGCAAGGCTGAAAAAAGCAagaatcaacatcaacaacagtaACGCAAAACTAAAATGAATGCTCATGTGAATGAAATAAACATCAACCACACAATGGAACTGAAGATTTAAATTTGAAACCACAGGCATGATATCTCAGGGTTTATTCACCTAACAACTGTATCCTGAGCAAAAGTATGATATTTGTGCTGGAATTTTTATGAAGTAAAACGTGTCCCTCTGGGGTATATCTTCATAAAAGTTTGTaaggtttgtttttttgacaattgCAGAATTAACTTCAATGTCATGAGTCATgggttatacatgtatttaagTCTGAAGATCGTGAGTTTGGATACATTACacaatttgttgttgtaatttaaGTTGACAGATTCTTTACTCTTGTTGCATATAATTGTTCCCATAGCAACACATTCTTGATGCAGTTGATCAGTTTCCAACACATGATACATTTATACCCCAAAATGTTCCTTCGCTGAAAGAATGACAGCAATTGATGACAATATTGTTGATATCTACTGGAATTGTTCACTTTCAAATGACACTAAAGTCTAATCAAACCATTTTGTGGCAAACATGACAAGCAGCAGACGACATATTTATGCATGCATACCAAGCAAGCTACTTACATGTTTCATTGCCTTTAAGATCTTCACTTCAGTCATTACTTGTGAGGACATGTtctggaaaaaaaaggaaacgaAGAAAGGAATAAGTTGAAGAATTCATCCTAATCAATTTTTTCATTCGCGCTACACGTTGCCTGAAAAAAACCAAGGCCAAGTTATTGTCATAAGCTGACGCACAGATGCAGCGCCGAGGCTATGACGCTTCGTGAGCAGACCCCTTTATGAAGAGAAAAGCTGAGAAAACACACCAAGGGAGGCAATTTTAAATCTaggggtctcaaaaggggcTTCCAGTGTAGCAAAATAAAACTTCTCTGACAACAGGAAAAATCAATAAAGTGAACATAatagtttctttctttatttggtgtttaacgtcgttttcaaccacgaaggttatatcgcgacggggaaaggaggggagatgggatagagccacttgttaattgtttcttgttcacaaaagcactaatcaaaaaattgctccaggggcttgcaacgtagtacaatatatgaccttactgggagaatgcaagtttccagtacaaaggacttaacatgaACATAATAGTAGTTTCAACAAAAGGACTTCCTTgcgaccagccaaaagtgtccctttATCAGAGGTggtctgtcatgacaggtagaTTTTATAAGAGAGAAAGGGACACCAGAAAGTGGCACCAGAGTGGACACGGGCAGACCTGATTACCACTAAAATTTCCTGGTGTACAAATGAGGCTAAAAATGTGTACAATCAGAATTTTAAGGTGTACAATTCATTCTCGCGATACACACTgtgctttattcccccctcaaaccccattatttaaagactgtaaatacatgtaagaaagaatttgtgctgaaagtaaattaaaacatttttgttgagaaaaaaaaccccatacAATATTAGATATTTGAAAATGTGACAcaaaacgaatgatagaaaaacataatttttatttttgacctcTGAGGAAAATTTGCATCAGCTGCTGTCAGCAGTATTGAGTCAGCCCTTCATTTCTGTCACTGCACTGGTCAGTATTTTCTGGTCTCATACAGTCCTCTTTACACATTGCTTTCTAGGCTCACACAGTCCTCTTCAGACTTATatactttttttaaaattttttttataattttttttttaataatttttttgttgttttttgcgtATGATTTTAATGTCTGGCGTATAATCGTACAGCGGTCTTCAATTTCGTAAGATTGTACGCAAATTTCGTACAGTAACCAGGTCtgcacgggtcaactttatatgTATCCATGTTCCAAtcctgtgtcaccactgtggcacgtaaaagacctgggTCGTTCTGCCAGCAGTGctggtggctgattacacctaaacacacagacacctgggtaacgcgactctgttgctgctagctttccactgggaggaagcaacccgaatttcctAGTGATGGGACaacaaagtaatgaaaatgaaaaccaTTTACAATCTCTACTGTTGACTCACCACAGCAGACGATCCCCCCACAGAGAATTTTTTCTTGGAGATGATCTTGCAGGCAAACTTCTCGCAGGACCCTTTGACGAACGCCAGCCTCACCTCCCCACACGCCCCTCTGGAAAAAAACCAGGAAATAAACAAAGTCAGTTGACTTAACTTACATGCACAGAAGTGTTTCTTCCCCtataacagtggaacccccctttcaggCCCCCCATTTCACACTTCCGCActtttaaggccaaaaaaaaataggtctgtttacggtaacccgaccgaccctagtttttttcgcgcgaccctagacttttttttggcatttgggaaaaaaaaaaaaaaaaaatcttgtttttttggcaaaataacttaaaaatatggttttttgggggtaaaaaaaat
Encoded proteins:
- the LOC138976806 gene encoding serine/threonine-protein kinase Chk2-like; its protein translation is MDLPTQDVCYFSEEDDHSQTEQPWGRFFPLGDSFVGLDLVKDEYTFGRGENCDVAFNNTGKRNQCFQAYSKVHFKLVRKDTSTGTHVFLEDKSSNGTFVNGEKVGKGNSQVLNNNDEIGLAMKKNKAFVFMDLNANEDMDLPRELTEKYTLTKVLGRGACGEVRLAFVKGSCEKFACKIISKKKFSVGGSSAVNMSSQVMTEVKILKAMKHPCIIGVEDVIDTPETLYIMLELVEGGELFDKVVSIDNYPELTAKLLFYQMACACKYLHDQGITHRDLKPENILLSSDADETLIKVTDFGLSKFIDAGSIMKTFCGTPTYLAPEILLTAGSGAYTMAIDCWSLGVILFIILSGYPPFSDDRTDMDLPKQIMGGHFSFPKQYWKDVSDDAQDLIKKLMTVDPKKRITLADALNHPWLKDEDVIARANKLMYPESDGMAPPNSMPSGKKRTLDGGDDGSNAKRKASSDTGSEPETP